In one window of Candidatus Deferrimicrobiaceae bacterium DNA:
- a CDS encoding ATP-binding cassette domain-containing protein: MSELLRAEGIEKSFGASRILRGITLSVEKAEVVGLFGPNGAGKTMLANVLSGLIPPDRGRIFFEGREITRLPMDARFRAGLARTFQIPGPYPTLTVAESVRVALLCGDRRRGDGERPPRGLAEETESVLHRTGLFAQRFWPAAQLSQGCLRRLEFARAISCRPKLILLDEVFSALSTKDEAELAALLRSLHRDDGISFLLISHNPLLLEEMCGRVVAIEDGRVTWEGKPADLAKYKPHAHGQDHGP; encoded by the coding sequence GTGAGCGAACTGCTGCGCGCGGAAGGGATCGAGAAGTCGTTCGGGGCTTCCCGGATCCTGCGGGGGATCACCCTTTCCGTGGAAAAGGCGGAGGTGGTCGGGCTGTTCGGCCCCAACGGCGCCGGGAAGACGATGCTGGCCAACGTCCTCTCCGGACTGATCCCCCCCGACCGGGGGAGGATCTTCTTCGAGGGGAGGGAGATCACCCGGCTCCCGATGGATGCGCGGTTCCGCGCCGGGCTCGCCCGGACGTTCCAGATCCCGGGGCCCTACCCCACCCTGACCGTCGCGGAGTCGGTCCGCGTGGCGCTGTTGTGCGGGGACCGGAGGCGGGGGGACGGGGAGCGCCCCCCCCGGGGGCTTGCGGAGGAAACCGAATCGGTCCTCCACCGGACGGGGCTGTTCGCCCAGCGGTTCTGGCCGGCCGCCCAGCTGTCCCAGGGGTGCCTTCGCCGGCTCGAGTTCGCCCGCGCGATCTCGTGCCGCCCGAAGCTCATCCTGCTCGACGAGGTTTTTTCGGCGCTTTCGACGAAAGACGAGGCGGAGCTCGCCGCGCTGTTGCGTTCCCTCCACCGCGACGACGGGATCTCCTTCCTCCTCATCTCCCACAACCCGCTCCTCCTCGAGGAGATGTGCGGCCGCGTCGTGGCGATCGAGGACGGCCGGGTCACCTGGGAGGGGAAGCCCGCCGACCTGGCGAAGTACAAGCCCCACGCCCACGGGCAGGACCACGGGCCATGA
- a CDS encoding ATP-binding cassette domain-containing protein, whose product MHLKIKNVSVMFGQVRAVRGVTLEARPGEVVAIFGTNGSGKTTLLKAVAGLVPVASGRITYHGEEITCLPAHERVARGVHYVSDRARVALRMTVRENLDVGGYLRKPADRKGARERVYDLFPVLREKGPFPAGILSGGERQMLVIGRAMMGTPSLLLFDEPFLGLSLEVRDRILSVIDGELRGKATILLAEHDLGAAFRVLDRYCIFLNGKLIHEAGRSSVASEERLREVFRRHYRQTGGGEHSAPSRK is encoded by the coding sequence GTGCACCTGAAAATCAAAAACGTCTCGGTGATGTTCGGCCAGGTGAGGGCGGTGCGCGGCGTCACCCTCGAGGCACGGCCCGGGGAGGTCGTGGCGATATTCGGCACGAACGGGTCAGGGAAAACGACGCTGCTGAAGGCGGTCGCGGGGCTGGTCCCAGTCGCCTCCGGCAGGATCACCTATCACGGCGAAGAGATCACCTGCCTGCCCGCCCACGAGCGGGTGGCGCGCGGGGTGCACTACGTGTCCGACCGCGCCCGCGTCGCCCTCCGGATGACCGTCCGCGAGAACCTGGACGTCGGGGGGTACCTCCGGAAGCCGGCCGACCGGAAAGGGGCGCGGGAGCGGGTGTACGACCTCTTCCCCGTCCTGAGGGAGAAGGGGCCGTTCCCCGCGGGGATCCTCTCCGGCGGAGAGCGGCAGATGCTGGTCATCGGTCGGGCGATGATGGGGACCCCCTCGCTCCTCCTGTTCGACGAGCCGTTCCTCGGCCTCTCCCTCGAGGTGCGGGACAGGATCCTTTCGGTCATCGACGGGGAGCTGCGCGGGAAGGCGACGATCCTTCTGGCCGAGCACGACCTGGGGGCCGCCTTCCGCGTCCTCGACCGATACTGCATCTTCCTGAACGGAAAACTGATCCACGAGGCGGGGCGAAGCTCCGTCGCCAGCGAGGAGCGCCTGCGCGAGGTGTTCCGCCGGCACTACCGGCAGACGGGCGGGGGAGAACACAGTGCACCGTCTCGTAAATAG